In one window of Cydia fagiglandana chromosome 1, ilCydFagi1.1, whole genome shotgun sequence DNA:
- the LOC134680415 gene encoding gremlin-1-like: MFAPNARCNMENFSKSHIWLAAAALLAACGGCTGAGVGGRRPFTPTDSILDIIDTEQVERILAARRRAEQATATSPSYVQRNELGEGTSDTMIVSMPDQEDSTELPPGVDFRKILKSSRNALVVTKKEYLKQDWCKTEPLVQKIRENGCLPATVINNFCYGQCNSFYIPKGPRRRDGSDDRPAPAFKSCSFCKPKKFTWITVTLKCPGQRSLYKRKRLQKIKQCKCLPVGVVN; the protein is encoded by the exons ATGTTCGCTCCTAACGCTCGATGCAAC ATGGAGAACTTCTCCAAATCACACATTTGGCTCGCCGCCGCGGCACTGCTAGCGGCATGTGGAGGGTGCACCGGCGCGGGCGTCGGCGGCAGGAGGCCGTTCACTCCCACCGACTCTATCCTTGACATTATAGACACGGAGCAGGTTGAGAGGATCCTGGCGGCGCGCCGTCGTGCCGAGCAGGCCACCGCCACCTCGCCTTCATACGTTCAGAGGAACGAGCTAGGGGAAGGCACTTCTGACACTATGATTGTTTCGATGCCAGATCAAGAGGACAGTACGGAATTGCCCCCGGGAGTTGATTTCCGCAAAATTCTAAAATCTTCAAGAAATGCCCTCGTTGTTACAAAGAAAGAATACTTGAAGCAGGATTGGTGTAAAACGGAGCCTTTGGTGCAGAAAATTAGAGAAAACGGCTGTTTACCGGCGACCGTCATTAATAACTTTTGTTATGGACAGTGCAACTCATTTTACATTCCAAAAGGACCGCGCCGCCGAGACGGAAGCGACGACCGACCGGCGCCCGCCTTCAAGTCCTGTTCTTTCTGCAAGCCTAAGAAGTTTACTTGGATCACGGTCACACTTAAATGTCCGGGGCAGAGGTCGCTTTACAAGCGTAAGCGGCTGCAGAAAATAAAACAGTGCAAGTGTTTACCGGTAGGAGTAGTGAATTGA